A single window of Vigna unguiculata cultivar IT97K-499-35 chromosome 1, ASM411807v1, whole genome shotgun sequence DNA harbors:
- the LOC114165340 gene encoding protein N-terminal asparagine amidohydrolase isoform X1, translating into MIFVDGNSFSTPSSSPSQPEGDDILLALLENPNLISATSSFKANSERKFLASDESGSERSKWVYIFQKEYATVDPALVDFVGTDEATTCVGLVIRNQKNGMTSVAHMDSPNIVEMGLSQMLSSLVANSLETEFDVHLIGGFEEVSLQQANGSAISESPAYLDGYSFPLCSKIVHTLWSRHEKFHLRTLCVLGHNTRRDSDGNTYPFFNGFAVETASGIVIPAIFDGTSRCPDEIVRRIRVSVSYEDANWNEKLLETYDCGSDCFKIAPCRWTLRQYHIALSLLNCSDSEILSTCSTSPTAEAPDFVDNLRRQWTYLIEHPHWTETFPTKQARTFARSSDGKWIRC; encoded by the exons ATGATATTCGTTGATGGCAATTCGTTCTCTACTCCTTCATCCTCACCATCTCAACCTGAG GGAGATGACATTCTACTTGCTTTGCTGGAAAATCCCAATCTGATATCAGCCACAAGTTCTTTTAAGGCTAACTCGGAGAGGAAGTTCTTAGCATCTGATGAGTCTGGTTCAGAGAGATCAAAGTGGGTTTATATATTCCAGAAAGAATATGCTACAGTTGACCCTGCCCTCGTTGAT TTTGTTGGCACTGATGAAGCAACAACGTGTGTTGGCCTTGTTATTCGGAACCAAAAAAATGGAAT GACATCAGTTGCTCATATGGATTCGCCAAATATTGTAGAAATGGGCCTTTCCCAAATGTTATCATCACTTGTTGCAAACAGTTTGGAGACCGAGTTCGAT GTGCATCTCATAGGGGGGTTTGAAGAAGTGTCACTGCAA CAGGCAAATGGTAGCGCAATATCAGAAAGCCCAGCATATTTGGATGGTTATTCCTTTCCTTTGTGTTCAAAGATTGTTCATACTCTATGGTCAAGACATGAGAAGTTTCACCTCCGAACGTTATGTGTTCTTGGGCATAATACCAGAAGAGATTCTGATGGAAACACATACCCCTTTTTCAATGGATTTGCG GTGGAGACTGCATCTGGTATAGTCATCCCAGCTATTTTTGATGGAACTTCAAGATGTCCAGATGAGATTGTCAGAAGAATACGAGTATCTGTTTCTTATGAAGATGCCAATTGGAATGAAAAGTTACTAGAAACATATGATTGTGGCTCTGACTGTTTCAAAATTGCTCCTTGTCGCTG GACTCTTCGTCAATATCATATTGCTTTATCACTTCTGAATTGTTCTGATTCGGAAATTCTTTCAACGTGTTCAACTTCACCTACTGCTGAGGCGCCAGATTTTGTGGATAATTTAAGAAG
- the LOC114165340 gene encoding protein N-terminal asparagine amidohydrolase isoform X2: protein MIFVDGNSFSTPSSSPSQPEGDDILLALLENPNLISATSSFKANSERKFLASDESGSERSKWVYIFQKEYATVDPALVDFVGTDEATTCVGLVIRNQKNGMTSVAHMDSPNIVEMGLSQMLSSLVANSLETEFDVHLIGGFEEVSLQANGSAISESPAYLDGYSFPLCSKIVHTLWSRHEKFHLRTLCVLGHNTRRDSDGNTYPFFNGFAVETASGIVIPAIFDGTSRCPDEIVRRIRVSVSYEDANWNEKLLETYDCGSDCFKIAPCRWTLRQYHIALSLLNCSDSEILSTCSTSPTAEAPDFVDNLRRQWTYLIEHPHWTETFPTKQARTFARSSDGKWIRC, encoded by the exons ATGATATTCGTTGATGGCAATTCGTTCTCTACTCCTTCATCCTCACCATCTCAACCTGAG GGAGATGACATTCTACTTGCTTTGCTGGAAAATCCCAATCTGATATCAGCCACAAGTTCTTTTAAGGCTAACTCGGAGAGGAAGTTCTTAGCATCTGATGAGTCTGGTTCAGAGAGATCAAAGTGGGTTTATATATTCCAGAAAGAATATGCTACAGTTGACCCTGCCCTCGTTGAT TTTGTTGGCACTGATGAAGCAACAACGTGTGTTGGCCTTGTTATTCGGAACCAAAAAAATGGAAT GACATCAGTTGCTCATATGGATTCGCCAAATATTGTAGAAATGGGCCTTTCCCAAATGTTATCATCACTTGTTGCAAACAGTTTGGAGACCGAGTTCGAT GTGCATCTCATAGGGGGGTTTGAAGAAGTGTCACTGCAA GCAAATGGTAGCGCAATATCAGAAAGCCCAGCATATTTGGATGGTTATTCCTTTCCTTTGTGTTCAAAGATTGTTCATACTCTATGGTCAAGACATGAGAAGTTTCACCTCCGAACGTTATGTGTTCTTGGGCATAATACCAGAAGAGATTCTGATGGAAACACATACCCCTTTTTCAATGGATTTGCG GTGGAGACTGCATCTGGTATAGTCATCCCAGCTATTTTTGATGGAACTTCAAGATGTCCAGATGAGATTGTCAGAAGAATACGAGTATCTGTTTCTTATGAAGATGCCAATTGGAATGAAAAGTTACTAGAAACATATGATTGTGGCTCTGACTGTTTCAAAATTGCTCCTTGTCGCTG GACTCTTCGTCAATATCATATTGCTTTATCACTTCTGAATTGTTCTGATTCGGAAATTCTTTCAACGTGTTCAACTTCACCTACTGCTGAGGCGCCAGATTTTGTGGATAATTTAAGAAG
- the LOC114191637 gene encoding bromodomain-containing protein 4 produces the protein MENHQNHKGEAEPDREKNQNHNQAWGTWEELLLAFAVNRHGFKDWDTVAMEVQSRATRLLATARHCEQKFHDLSRRFADQCNDGVTPPQQNGEAAGDNSDHVPWLDELRKLRVAELRREVQRRDDSILSLQLEVKRLEEEKENDGKDDEKPDLAVPGEARPENDKTGGEVEEVGPANSGPERTANADKMLPTTGDESDRENQSVNESNSTGSRFDKTGEGDAKLRVEPDPVQTGSKEADPVARKGKPVGEESNNGSYDALAKVPTCESVPPSDERKVEQDDDSSELHDSVAHSGEGGTRESSEVQSSASLTRRRKTRRRKDVSGSDGRGGGTSTPPENDEVAMVKSEPLVGVLELIKAHEHSSLFERRLENQLESDRYKDIVKQPLDMETIQLRIQKGQYSSCISAFFRDLLLLFTNATVIFPHDSPESQAARQLHRLVTAEMKNHAQAQSDPIPRKNDSLPPNVPVAKPDSLLSKNKASGPILVCRKRSSMSAKPSSTTFGQKNNEQPIFNDKKERPASDSKPPTKPSSSDTDEEEPPKAKEKPVTGARSLRRSNKNLNNKKLSSNSTPKAGSSGSKPSESVKAEKSKAEGGPEKKRSAAADFLKRIKRNTSVEAVKGGGAGGGGGGSSSSSKGGGGGGGVSGKEQKKMVNNVKGGDKGKERASRHSVGGGSGSADKRNKNTENNSSQSKRSVGRPPKKAAETNAGSSKRGRETSASAGKDKRPKKRSKK, from the exons ATGGAAAACCACCAAAACCACAAGGGAGAGGCAGAACCTGACAGAGAGAAGAACCAAAACCATAACCAAGCGTGGGGCACGTGGGAGGAGTTGTTGCTAGCGTTCGCTGTGAACCGCCATGGCTTCAAGGACTGGGACACCGTCGCCATGGAGGTTCAGTCGCGCGCCACGCGCCTCCTCGCCACGGCGCGCCACTGTGAGCAGAAATTTCACGATCTCAGCCGCCGATTCGCCGACCAATGCAACGACGGTGTTACGCCGCCGCAACAGAACGGCGAGGCCGCCGGGGACAACTCCGATCACGTCCCGTGGCTGGACGAATTGAGGAAACTCCGCGTCGCCGAGCTCCGCCGCGAGGTCCAGCGGCGCGACGATTCCATTTT GTCGCTGCAGTTGGAGGTGAAGAGACTGGAGGAGGAGAAAGAGAATGACGGTAAAGACGACGAGAAACCAGATCTGGCGGTTCCCGGCGAAGCACGTCCGGAAAACGACAAAACCGGCGGAGAAGTTGAGGAGGTTGGACCGGCGAATTCCGGACCGGAGAGAACCGCGAACGCTGACAAGATGTTGCCAACAACGGGCGACGAATCGGACCGGGAGAATCAGTCAGTTAACGAGTCTAACTCGACCGGTTCGAGGTTTGATAAAACCGGAGAAGGTGACGCAAAGTTAAGAGTCGAACCGGATCCGGTTCAGACCGGTTCAAAAGAAGCGGACCCGGTTGCGAGGAAGGGAAAACCGGTTGGGGAGGAATCAAATAACGGAAGCTACGATGCGTTGGCGAAGGTGCCAACGTGTGAGTCGGTGCCTCCGAGTGACGAGAGGAAGGTGGAGCAGGACGATGACTCGTCTGAGTTGCACGACTCAGTGGCTCACTCCGGGGAGGGAGGGACTAGGGAGAGCAGCGAGGTGCAGAGTTCAGCTAGCTTGACGCGGAGGAGGAAGACGCGGCGGAGAAAAGATGTTTCCGGCAGCGACGGTCGCGGAGGCGGTACCTCCACACCGCCTGAAAATGACGAGGTGGCTATGGTTAAATCAGAACCGTTGGTTGGAGTGTTGGAGTTGATCAAGGCGCACGAGCACAGTTCATTGTTCGAGCGCCGTCTTGAAAACCAG CTGGAGTCTGACAGATACAAAGACATAGTGAAACAGCCACTGGACATGGAAACCATACAATTAAGAATCCAGAAAGGTCAGTATTCCTCGTGCATTAGTGCATTCTTCCGCGACCTCCTCCTCCTGTTCACCAACGCCACCGTCATATTCCCCCATGACTCGCCGGAGTCACAGGCGGCGCGGCAGCTGCATCGCCTTGTCACCGCCGAGATGAAGAACCACGCCCAAGCACAATCCGACCCTATCCCCCGGAAGAACGATTCACTCCCTCCAAACGTACCAGTAGCCAAACCAGATTCTCTCTTGTCCAAGAACAAAGCCTCTGGTCCCATATTGGTTTGCCGCAAACGCAGTTCAATGTCAGCGAAACCTTCCTCGACCACTTTTGGGCAAAAGAATAATGAGCAACCCATCTTCAACGACAAGAAGGAAAGGCCAGCTTCTGATTCAAAACCTCCCACGAAACCCTCTTCTTCTGATACAGACGAAGAGGAGCCTCCCAAGGCGAAGGAGAAGCCTGTGACTGGAGCGAGAAGCCTGAGAAGGAGCAACAAGAACCTCAACAATAAGAAACTTTCCTCTAACTCCACTCCTAAGGCGGGATCCTCCGGTAGCAAGCCATCGGAGAGTGTTAAGGCAGAGAAGAGCAAAGCAGAGGGAGGGCCAGAGAAGAAGAGGAGTGCTGCTGCTGATTTCTTGAAACGGATAAAGCGAAATACTTCGGTGGAAGCTGTGAAGGGTGGTGGGGCgggtggtggaggaggaggaagtAGTAGCAGCAGCAAGGGAGGGGGAGGTGGGGGTGGTGTTAGTGGCAAAGAGCAGAAGAAAATGGTGAATAATGTAAAGGGAGGAGATAAAGGGAAAGAAAGGGCATCAAGGCATAGCGTTGGAGGGGGATCAGGGTCTGcggataaaagaaataagaacaCTGAGAACAACAGCTCTCAGTCGAAGAGGAGTGTTGGAAGACCTCCAAAGAAAGCAGCAGAGACAAATGCAGGAAGTTCAAAGCGTGGGAGGGAAACTAGTGCAAGTGCTGGCAAAGATAAGCGACCCAAGAAACGTTCCAAGAAATGA